A DNA window from Bradyrhizobium sp. CCBAU 53421 contains the following coding sequences:
- a CDS encoding DUF736 domain-containing protein has translation MANIGSFKKVANDFQGEIVTLSLQAKGVRIVAETNRSNDNAPSHRIYVGRAEIGAAWSKRSEEGRDYLSLKLDDPSFNAPIYANLFDDEGGEGYTLLWSRPRKNGE, from the coding sequence ATGGCTAACATCGGTTCTTTCAAGAAGGTAGCTAACGATTTCCAGGGCGAGATCGTCACCCTGAGCCTGCAAGCCAAGGGCGTCCGTATCGTCGCCGAGACCAACCGCTCCAACGACAACGCTCCGAGCCACCGCATCTATGTGGGCCGGGCCGAGATCGGCGCAGCCTGGTCGAAGCGCTCCGAAGAGGGCCGCGATTACCTCTCGCTCAAGCTCGATGATCCCTCGTTCAACGCACCGATCTACGCGAACCTGTTCGACGACGAAGGCGGCGAGGGCTACACGCTGCTGTGGTCGCGCCCGCGTAAGAATGGCGAGTGA